A part of Lacibacter sp. H407 genomic DNA contains:
- a CDS encoding TIM barrel protein, whose product MNRRNFLQTSTSAAAATILASVNDVDAQTKLNVVSAPGFQLTVMATDWGFQGTVDAFCAAAKKEGYDGIEIWWPDDAKAQTDLFAALKKHALEVGFLCGGWQTDYNEHLATFKKATIAAAKNSFQKPLYINCHSGRDHYSFEQSKAFVDHTTQLSNETGITICHETHRSRIMFAAHTTRQFIEKIPSLKLTFDVSHWCNVHESLLGDQKETIDLALQRVEHIHARIGYAEGPQVNDPRAPEWEAVVKQHFDWWDKVAERKKKNGERLTFLTEFGPPGYMPTLPYTQQPVADQWAINVHMMKLLRKRYG is encoded by the coding sequence TTGAATCGCAGAAACTTTTTACAAACGTCAACTTCTGCTGCTGCAGCAACGATTCTTGCTTCAGTGAATGACGTGGACGCACAAACGAAATTGAATGTTGTGTCTGCTCCCGGCTTTCAACTAACGGTGATGGCTACCGACTGGGGTTTTCAGGGAACTGTTGATGCGTTTTGTGCTGCTGCTAAAAAAGAAGGCTATGATGGCATTGAGATATGGTGGCCCGATGATGCAAAAGCACAAACTGATCTGTTTGCTGCATTGAAAAAACATGCACTGGAAGTTGGTTTTCTGTGCGGTGGATGGCAAACCGATTACAACGAACATCTTGCTACATTTAAAAAAGCAACGATAGCCGCAGCAAAAAATTCGTTTCAAAAACCGTTGTACATCAATTGTCATTCCGGAAGAGATCACTATAGCTTTGAACAATCAAAAGCATTTGTTGATCATACTACACAATTATCAAATGAAACGGGAATTACGATCTGTCATGAAACGCATCGGTCACGGATCATGTTTGCAGCGCATACCACAAGACAGTTCATTGAAAAAATTCCTTCATTGAAATTGACTTTCGATGTATCGCATTGGTGCAATGTGCATGAGAGTTTGTTAGGTGATCAAAAGGAAACAATTGACCTGGCATTGCAACGGGTGGAGCATATTCATGCACGCATTGGTTATGCCGAAGGGCCGCAGGTAAATGATCCCCGTGCACCTGAATGGGAAGCGGTGGTGAAACAACATTTCGATTGGTGGGATAAAGTAGCGGAACGTAAAAAGAAAAACGGTGAGCGATTAACCTTCTTAACGGAGTTTGGTCCGCCCGGTTATATGCCCACGCTTCCTTATACACAACAGCCGGTGGCTGATCAATGGGCAATCAATGTGCATATGATGAAATTGTTGCGGAAGAGATACGGGTAA
- a CDS encoding hybrid sensor histidine kinase/response regulator transcription factor, with protein sequence MDSSSLQANEILSLHEDKDGNLWVGTSSGSLSLYDRKKDHFINFPANYLGKNAIRHNVIPSVCSDSQDRLWIGHYDGISLLDKKTQQISDFTTSNGSRFTKNCNTLFEDSKQRMWIGTSEGLFLYLQETNSLTQFVYSANDPTSLSNNLVQSITEDKDGNIWIGTHDGLNILAENGKEFIKFRHTEGNQQTLNSNVIYSLVADDSNKLWIGTSKGLNILDLKTKRITGYTFDPRNTNSLSGNSIRCVYLAKEGICWIGTFLSGISKYDKNLTLFNLVQSNPFDKQGLNASIVTSFAETKDGNVFIGTDDGGLSLFDPKTKLFQQINIKTRRPEGNRLAIMTLTMSRNQQLLIGTFGDGYFVYDPSSGKYEQLLRGPKPTDINSNQIYCIKEDKAGNRWIGTNGNGIVVLTKENKALFKFTPNPTLPNDIKLPINGYIRDILEAKNGEMWIATHGGGIAVYNPISQKFTIYTTFNGKLPNDKVLTLLEDRKGNIWAGTFGGGLGLFNRKTSEFISYSEKEGLNNNNVYKILEDNNGLLWISTNKGLSSFDTDSKKINNYNHHNGIQNNTFIRGSGLRVQSGDLFFGGHEGFNYFNPANLKRNKIIPPVIFTDLKISNTSVVPSEDGPIQENITTAAAINLKYKQNFAISFVGINYTDPEQNQYEYKLEGFDREWINIGNASTVSYTNISPGNYVFRVRASNNNGVWNTQGASIKINVHPPFWRTIYAYLLYALIIIAALTYFRHRSIEKIRRKYILEQERFHAEQERKEAERLHELDQLKLKFLTNLSHEFRTPISLILGPVDSLMKEEKNNAFKVQLNMIKRNGKRLLNLVNQLLDFRKMEEQELKLQVKEGDLIFFAKDVFDSFQDLSERKKINFSFTCSIEKFNTLFDHDKVERILFNLLSNAFKFTFEGGAINFEIEKRSSNTTEQVEWIAMKIQDSGIGIPPDKQEIIFERFFQNTTAESILNQGSGIGLAITKEFVKMHGGKIEVESEVGKGSTFTIHLPFEELQTTNEQAVRPSETESEFTEPVLIEEETKEYAQDNPTSIIPSILLVEDNDDFRFYLKENLRLQYKVFEATNGLEGWQKALSVHPSLIVSDINMPYMDGIQLCKKIKEDKRTGHIPVILLTALTDEKNQIEGLKTGANDYITKPFNFEVLIAKVKNILVLNDTLKNTYTKRVEVLTPKVKAESSNDKLIKKIVLYIEDNLTDTQLSVETLSRHVGMSRGTLYNKLLELTGQTPVEFIRSVKLDKAAELLENNELTIAEVAYSAGFSTPNYFAKAFKAKFNMLPSEYIIKKRKSNQ encoded by the coding sequence ATGGATTCTAGCAGTTTGCAAGCCAATGAAATTTTATCGCTCCATGAAGATAAAGACGGTAATTTATGGGTTGGTACAAGTAGTGGATCTCTCAGCTTATACGATCGAAAAAAAGATCACTTCATTAATTTTCCGGCTAACTACCTGGGCAAAAATGCCATTCGGCACAATGTAATTCCAAGTGTTTGCAGCGACTCACAGGATAGGTTGTGGATCGGTCATTACGACGGCATAAGTTTACTGGATAAAAAAACGCAACAGATCTCAGATTTCACAACCAGCAATGGCTCCCGTTTTACAAAAAACTGTAACACCCTTTTTGAAGATAGCAAACAGAGGATGTGGATCGGAACTTCAGAAGGATTGTTCCTATATCTGCAAGAAACAAACTCTCTCACTCAATTCGTTTATTCTGCAAACGACCCAACTAGTTTAAGTAACAACCTCGTGCAAAGCATAACGGAAGACAAAGATGGAAATATATGGATCGGCACACATGACGGGTTGAATATCTTAGCTGAGAATGGTAAAGAATTTATCAAGTTCAGGCATACCGAAGGAAATCAACAAACACTCAACAGCAATGTAATTTATTCACTCGTTGCTGATGATTCAAATAAACTGTGGATCGGTACATCAAAGGGACTGAACATACTGGATCTAAAAACAAAACGCATTACAGGTTATACGTTTGATCCACGAAATACAAATAGTCTTTCAGGCAATAGTATTCGTTGTGTTTACCTTGCCAAAGAAGGTATATGCTGGATCGGTACATTTTTAAGCGGTATAAGCAAATATGATAAGAATCTTACCCTGTTTAATTTGGTACAAAGCAACCCCTTTGACAAACAAGGATTGAACGCTTCCATTGTTACATCGTTCGCAGAAACTAAAGATGGAAATGTTTTTATTGGCACTGATGACGGAGGGCTTAGTTTGTTTGATCCGAAAACAAAATTATTTCAGCAAATCAATATTAAGACCAGGCGTCCGGAAGGTAACCGGCTTGCGATCATGACCCTGACAATGTCAAGGAATCAGCAGTTATTGATCGGAACGTTCGGTGATGGGTATTTTGTGTATGATCCTTCATCAGGTAAATACGAACAGTTGCTACGGGGACCAAAACCGACAGACATTAATTCCAATCAGATCTATTGTATTAAAGAAGATAAAGCAGGAAACCGATGGATCGGTACTAACGGAAATGGTATTGTGGTTTTAACAAAGGAAAATAAGGCGTTATTCAAATTTACGCCTAACCCCACTTTGCCGAATGACATTAAATTACCTATCAACGGATACATTCGTGATATTTTGGAAGCTAAAAATGGCGAGATGTGGATTGCTACGCATGGTGGAGGAATCGCCGTTTATAATCCTATTTCTCAAAAATTTACGATTTACACAACTTTCAATGGAAAATTGCCGAACGATAAGGTTCTTACCTTATTGGAAGACAGAAAAGGAAATATTTGGGCCGGTACGTTTGGCGGAGGCTTGGGGTTATTTAACCGGAAGACAAGCGAGTTCATTTCTTACTCCGAGAAAGAAGGACTCAACAACAATAATGTCTACAAAATTCTTGAAGACAATAACGGGCTTCTTTGGATCAGTACAAACAAGGGGCTCAGCAGCTTTGATACAGACAGTAAAAAGATCAACAACTATAATCATCATAACGGCATTCAAAACAATACGTTTATTCGTGGATCAGGCTTACGAGTACAAAGCGGTGATTTGTTTTTTGGAGGCCACGAAGGTTTCAACTATTTCAATCCTGCAAATCTTAAACGGAATAAGATTATACCGCCTGTGATCTTTACCGACCTGAAAATTTCTAATACATCTGTAGTTCCATCGGAAGACGGACCCATACAGGAAAATATTACTACTGCTGCAGCAATAAATCTCAAGTACAAGCAAAACTTTGCAATAAGTTTTGTGGGCATAAACTATACTGATCCTGAACAAAATCAGTATGAATACAAGCTGGAAGGTTTTGACAGAGAATGGATCAATATCGGCAATGCTTCAACGGTATCGTATACAAATATATCTCCCGGCAACTATGTTTTTCGGGTAAGGGCAAGCAATAATAATGGTGTATGGAATACACAAGGAGCGTCGATAAAGATCAATGTACATCCCCCGTTCTGGCGCACCATTTACGCTTATCTGTTGTATGCATTGATCATTATTGCTGCACTTACCTATTTCCGCCACAGAAGTATTGAAAAAATAAGACGTAAGTATATACTTGAGCAGGAACGGTTTCATGCAGAGCAGGAACGGAAGGAAGCAGAACGATTGCATGAGCTGGACCAACTGAAACTTAAATTTCTTACAAACCTCAGTCATGAATTCCGGACACCTATTTCGTTGATACTTGGTCCTGTTGACAGCCTTATGAAAGAGGAAAAAAACAACGCTTTCAAGGTTCAGCTGAATATGATCAAGCGTAATGGCAAACGACTGTTGAACCTTGTTAACCAACTGCTCGACTTCCGTAAAATGGAAGAACAGGAATTAAAGTTGCAAGTAAAAGAAGGCGACCTTATTTTCTTTGCGAAGGATGTTTTTGATTCGTTCCAGGACTTGTCTGAAAGAAAGAAAATTAATTTTTCATTTACGTGCAGCATTGAAAAATTCAACACCTTATTTGATCACGATAAAGTAGAACGTATACTCTTCAACCTTTTATCCAATGCATTCAAATTTACATTTGAAGGAGGAGCCATCAATTTCGAAATTGAAAAGAGAAGTAGCAACACTACAGAGCAGGTGGAATGGATAGCGATGAAAATTCAAGATTCGGGGATTGGAATTCCACCCGATAAACAAGAAATTATTTTCGAACGCTTTTTTCAGAATACAACGGCTGAATCAATACTGAATCAAGGCTCCGGAATTGGGCTTGCAATTACCAAAGAATTTGTAAAAATGCATGGCGGGAAAATTGAGGTGGAAAGTGAAGTTGGAAAAGGAAGTACATTCACCATACATCTTCCCTTTGAGGAGTTACAAACAACAAACGAACAAGCGGTTCGACCATCTGAAACAGAATCAGAATTTACGGAGCCTGTCTTAATTGAAGAAGAGACAAAGGAATATGCTCAAGACAATCCCACATCAATCATCCCGTCAATTTTATTAGTTGAAGACAATGACGATTTCCGGTTTTATCTCAAAGAAAACCTTCGTTTACAATATAAAGTTTTTGAAGCTACCAACGGATTAGAAGGTTGGCAAAAAGCCCTGTCCGTACACCCAAGTTTGATTGTAAGTGATATTAATATGCCGTACATGGACGGCATTCAACTGTGCAAGAAAATTAAAGAAGATAAACGGACCGGTCATATACCGGTAATTCTGTTAACTGCTTTAACTGATGAAAAAAATCAAATCGAAGGTTTGAAGACAGGAGCTAACGACTACATCACAAAGCCATTCAATTTTGAAGTGCTTATAGCCAAGGTTAAAAATATTTTAGTGTTGAATGATACACTAAAGAATACCTATACAAAAAGAGTGGAGGTATTAACTCCCAAGGTGAAAGCAGAATCGTCCAATGACAAACTAATTAAAAAAATTGTACTTTATATCGAGGACAATCTTACAGACACGCAGTTGTCTGTAGAAACCTTAAGCCGGCATGTGGGCATGAGCAGAGGTACACTCTATAATAAATTACTTGAGTTAACAGGTCAAACACCCGTGGAATTTATTCGTTCAGTTAAACTTGACAAAGCTGCTGAGCTCTTAGAAAATAATGAGCTCACCATTGCAGAAGTAGCTTACTCAGCAGGGTTCTCCACTCCGAATTATTTTGCCAAAGCATTTAAGGCGAAATTTAATATGCTGCCTTCGGAGTATATCATCAAGAAAAGAAAATCAAACCAATAA
- a CDS encoding four helix bundle protein encodes MKNFKDLKIWHKGFQIAVHSFKLVAAFPKEERFGISSQITRAAVSISSNIAEGSSRSSEKDYNRFIEISLGSTFELETQLLIAEAVNYGDAKLRSEMLKDIDEEQKMLISFMNKLNK; translated from the coding sequence ATGAAAAATTTCAAAGATCTTAAGATCTGGCACAAGGGATTTCAAATTGCCGTTCATTCATTTAAACTCGTTGCAGCATTTCCTAAGGAGGAGCGATTCGGCATATCATCTCAAATAACGAGAGCAGCTGTTTCTATTTCATCAAATATAGCGGAGGGAAGCAGCCGAAGCAGTGAAAAGGACTATAACCGCTTCATTGAAATTTCATTAGGTTCAACTTTTGAATTAGAAACGCAGCTTTTAATCGCAGAAGCTGTAAACTATGGCGATGCGAAGTTAAGAAGTGAAATGCTAAAAGATATTGATGAAGAGCAGAAAATGCTTATCAGTTTTATGAATAAGCTAAACAAATAA
- a CDS encoding c-type cytochrome domain-containing protein: MFLSLPDFIGRFHPVLVHLPIGILLLACFFQLLTVKAKFAFLQPAVPVILFWGMLGAVFSCISGYILSLSGDYEEQLVGRHQWLGIATAVVSFVLWLLYRFSISVKTTRIVSVVIIALITVTGHLGGSLTHGSNYLTEGLQSGAEQGTAIKPIPNIQEAVVYTDVVQPLLEAKCYSCHGASKQKGKLRLDQQEYIVKGGKTGYTMQPGNADESEMIKRMLLPVDNEDHMPPKEKSQLTAQEISLLHWWVNSGAHFNKKVKELPQTEKIKPVLLSLQAGSSDNEEKVADVPVEPVAKADEAIINRLKKAGVIVIPVAQNSNYLSVNFVAVTNGIDSLLQLLQQLSKQLVWLKLDHAAINDASMDVLSKLTTLTRLQLSNATITDKGLLKLQSLQQLQSLNLTGTKVTAQGVMQLKGLKKLKHLYLYQTAVGSADWVLLHQSFPAAQLDSGKYTVPALASDTTLVTAPKK; this comes from the coding sequence ATGTTTCTTTCACTTCCCGATTTCATTGGTCGTTTTCACCCAGTGCTTGTGCATTTGCCTATTGGCATTTTATTGCTTGCTTGTTTTTTTCAACTGCTTACTGTTAAAGCAAAATTCGCTTTTTTGCAGCCAGCCGTTCCCGTTATTTTGTTTTGGGGAATGTTGGGTGCTGTGTTCTCCTGCATCAGTGGTTATATACTTTCGTTGAGTGGTGATTATGAAGAACAGTTGGTGGGTCGTCATCAATGGCTAGGAATTGCTACGGCTGTTGTATCGTTTGTATTATGGTTATTGTATCGATTTTCAATTTCTGTGAAAACGACACGTATTGTTTCTGTAGTTATCATTGCGTTGATAACTGTTACAGGACATCTCGGTGGTTCATTGACACATGGTTCAAACTATTTAACCGAGGGACTGCAAAGTGGAGCGGAACAAGGCACAGCTATCAAGCCAATTCCCAATATTCAGGAGGCAGTTGTTTATACAGATGTAGTGCAACCGTTGCTTGAAGCAAAGTGTTACAGCTGTCATGGAGCAAGCAAGCAAAAAGGAAAACTTCGTCTTGATCAACAGGAATATATCGTTAAAGGCGGTAAGACTGGATATACCATGCAGCCGGGCAATGCAGATGAAAGTGAAATGATCAAGCGAATGTTGTTGCCGGTTGATAACGAAGACCACATGCCACCGAAAGAAAAATCACAATTAACTGCTCAGGAAATTTCGTTGTTGCATTGGTGGGTGAATTCGGGTGCTCATTTTAATAAGAAAGTAAAAGAGCTGCCGCAAACTGAAAAAATAAAACCGGTATTACTGTCGTTGCAGGCAGGTTCATCCGATAACGAAGAGAAAGTAGCAGATGTGCCGGTTGAACCTGTTGCGAAAGCGGATGAAGCCATCATCAACCGGTTAAAAAAAGCAGGTGTAATTGTGATCCCTGTTGCACAAAACAGTAATTATCTCTCCGTAAATTTTGTTGCGGTTACAAATGGTATTGATTCATTGCTGCAATTACTTCAACAGTTGAGCAAACAACTTGTATGGTTGAAGTTAGATCATGCAGCTATTAACGATGCATCGATGGATGTACTTTCTAAACTAACAACTCTTACCCGTCTGCAACTCAGTAATGCAACGATCACTGACAAAGGCTTGTTGAAACTGCAATCATTACAACAACTGCAATCGCTCAATCTCACCGGTACAAAAGTTACAGCACAGGGAGTAATGCAATTAAAAGGTTTGAAAAAATTAAAACATTTATATCTCTATCAAACTGCTGTTGGTTCTGCTGATTGGGTGCTGTTGCATCAATCGTTTCCAGCTGCACAACTTGATTCAGGAAAATATACGGTCCCTGCACTCGCAAGCGATACAACGTTAGTGACTGCTCCCAAAAAATAG
- a CDS encoding DUF1501 domain-containing protein encodes MTQQELHAQRMVKEAQEAQLRLHTRRHFLKESAMGLGALAMGSLLGGCGNKTAGTNPIVFDPAHPLLPKSPPFIGKARSVIYLHMAGAPSQLELFDYKPELMKMDGQDCPPSLLEGKKFAFIRGVPKMMGPQTNFKQHGQSGAWVSENLPHLSTVVDDISFLKAVTTDQFNHAPAQLLLHTGSARLGRPSIGSWVTYGLGTENQNLPGFVVLTSGGSFPDAGKSVWGSGFLPSVYQGVQCRSEGDPVLFIKDPHGMSRDLRKASIEAINEANMQEYAEYNDPEILSRISQYEMAYRMQITAPDVMNINDEPQYIHDMYGTQPGKACFANNVLLARKLVEKGVRYVQLFDWGWDAHGDHADNAVNIGMVNKCKTVDRPITALLLDLKQRGLLEETLVVWGGEFGRTPMMENRNGSDAPYKGRDHHTEAFTMWMAGGGIKGGTTHGETDEIGYSPISGKVNAFDIQATILNQLGFNHEEFTYQFQGRPFRLTDVEGNVIRDIIA; translated from the coding sequence ATGACTCAACAAGAATTACATGCACAACGGATGGTGAAAGAGGCCCAGGAAGCACAGCTTCGGTTGCATACACGCCGGCATTTTTTAAAAGAAAGTGCAATGGGACTTGGTGCATTAGCGATGGGTTCTTTACTTGGTGGTTGTGGAAATAAAACTGCAGGCACCAATCCAATTGTGTTTGATCCGGCACATCCATTGTTGCCAAAATCGCCACCGTTCATTGGCAAAGCAAGAAGTGTGATCTATCTACATATGGCTGGTGCTCCTTCGCAACTGGAGTTGTTTGATTACAAACCGGAGTTAATGAAAATGGATGGACAGGATTGTCCGCCTTCATTACTGGAAGGGAAAAAATTCGCTTTCATTCGTGGCGTTCCGAAAATGATGGGACCACAAACAAATTTTAAACAGCACGGACAAAGTGGTGCATGGGTTAGTGAAAATCTTCCGCATCTCTCAACTGTTGTAGATGATATCAGTTTTTTAAAAGCAGTAACAACCGATCAGTTCAACCATGCACCTGCACAGTTGTTATTGCACACAGGCAGTGCACGGTTGGGCCGGCCAAGTATTGGCAGTTGGGTAACCTATGGTTTAGGAACAGAAAATCAAAACCTGCCCGGCTTTGTGGTATTAACAAGTGGTGGTAGTTTTCCCGATGCAGGTAAGAGTGTGTGGGGTAGTGGATTTTTGCCGTCGGTTTATCAAGGTGTGCAATGTCGGAGCGAAGGCGATCCTGTTTTGTTTATCAAAGATCCGCATGGAATGAGTCGTGATTTGCGGAAAGCTTCGATCGAAGCGATCAATGAGGCAAACATGCAAGAGTATGCAGAGTACAATGATCCCGAAATTCTTTCACGTATTTCTCAATATGAAATGGCTTATCGGATGCAGATCACGGCACCCGATGTAATGAACATCAATGATGAGCCGCAATATATTCACGACATGTATGGCACGCAACCCGGCAAAGCATGTTTTGCCAACAACGTATTGCTTGCACGAAAACTCGTAGAGAAAGGTGTTCGTTATGTACAGTTGTTTGATTGGGGTTGGGATGCACATGGTGATCATGCAGATAATGCGGTGAACATTGGTATGGTGAATAAATGCAAAACGGTTGACAGACCAATTACTGCATTGTTACTGGATCTCAAACAACGTGGATTACTGGAAGAAACATTGGTGGTGTGGGGCGGAGAGTTTGGTCGTACACCTATGATGGAAAATCGCAACGGTTCGGATGCGCCATACAAAGGAAGAGATCATCATACAGAAGCATTCACGATGTGGATGGCCGGTGGCGGTATAAAAGGCGGTACAACGCATGGCGAAACAGATGAGATCGGTTACAGTCCTATCAGTGGAAAAGTAAATGCCTTTGACATACAGGCAACTATTTTAAACCAGTTAGGATTTAATCACGAAGAATTTACGTATCAATTCCAGGGAAGGCCTTTTCGATTGACTGATGTAGAAGGAAATGTGATTCGTGATATCATCGCTTGA
- a CDS encoding DMT family transporter, with protein sequence MNGKYLLAGVLFALLWSSAAAATKIALQSAQPFVIAVARFFIGGVGMLIFVHLIWRKRLPQKKEWLAVSIYGLLNISLYLGLYVVAMQEVSAGLGSMAVAVNPVLISILSAALFDHKMSVKHWLSLLLCSAGVVVAAWPLLQNSFATVNGILIMLVSMLAYSVGAIYFSSNKWTDLHILTINGWQTLIGGVLLLPVLLFTYKAELNRYDMDFFGPVLWLAVPVSIAAVQLWLWLLKRNAVTASYWLFLCPVFGFIIAAISLNEPISLYTVAGVLLVSVGLYLVQKKRAISKKA encoded by the coding sequence ATGAACGGGAAATATCTTTTGGCGGGTGTATTATTTGCGTTGTTGTGGTCATCGGCCGCAGCCGCTACTAAAATTGCTTTGCAATCAGCACAACCATTTGTAATAGCAGTAGCCCGTTTCTTCATTGGTGGCGTAGGCATGTTGATCTTCGTACACCTTATCTGGCGCAAACGCTTACCGCAAAAAAAAGAATGGCTGGCTGTTTCCATTTACGGCTTGCTCAATATCAGTTTGTATCTCGGTTTATACGTGGTGGCCATGCAGGAAGTATCGGCAGGGTTAGGAAGTATGGCCGTTGCTGTTAACCCTGTACTCATCAGCATTCTGTCTGCTGCCTTATTCGATCATAAGATGAGCGTAAAACATTGGCTGAGTTTATTACTCTGCAGTGCAGGTGTGGTTGTAGCTGCATGGCCGTTGTTACAAAATAGTTTTGCAACGGTCAATGGTATTCTAATTATGCTGGTGAGTATGTTGGCTTATTCTGTCGGCGCTATTTATTTTTCAAGTAACAAATGGACCGATCTGCATATTCTTACCATCAATGGTTGGCAAACATTGATCGGCGGTGTATTACTCCTCCCTGTTTTACTGTTTACCTACAAAGCAGAACTCAACCGGTATGATATGGATTTTTTTGGTCCGGTCTTGTGGTTGGCTGTTCCGGTATCTATTGCTGCCGTGCAGCTTTGGTTATGGTTGTTGAAACGAAATGCCGTAACTGCATCTTACTGGTTGTTTCTTTGTCCGGTGTTTGGATTTATTATTGCTGCAATTAGTTTGAACGAACCGATCAGTCTTTACACAGTTGCGGGTGTGCTGCTGGTTTCGGTTGGGTTGTATCTTGTACAAAAGAAACGGGCAATTAGTAAGAAAGCATGA